CTTCTTCTTTGTTGGACAAAAAACCAAGTTCAATTAAAACTCCAGGCATATATGCTGCGTCTAAAACCCAAAGTGGTTGTTGTTTAACCCCACGAGTTTTTCTACCCAAATTGCTTGTGAAATTTTCTTGAATCGATGATGCTAAATTAATACTACTGTTTAAATTCTCTTCTTGAATTAATTTTAATCCTAAAAATGTTTCAGGCTTGTGAGGATCAAATCCTTCGTATGTCTTTTTATAATTGTCTTCTAAAAAGATTACAGAGTTTTCATTTTTGGCAACTTCCATGTTCATATCAGTTCTTGATAATCCCATAACAAAAGTTTCTGTTCCAGCTGGCTCAAAATTCTTAACGGAGTTACAGTGAATCGATACAAAAAGATTCGCATTTATTTTGTTTGCAACTTTTGGTCGGTTAACCAATTCAATAAAAACATCTGATTTTCGAGTATAAACAACTTCAAAGTCTTTTTCATCATTCAAAAAATCACCCACTTTTAAAGTTGTTTTCAATGCAATGTCTTTCTCCACATAGCCATGATAGGAATTTCCAGGATCTTTTCCACCGTGTCCAGCATCTAAAACAACAACAAACTTACCTGATTTTGTTTGCGCAGTTATTGCCAAAATGTTAAACATCAAGAGAAGTAAAGCGGCTATTTTTATATTTTTTAAAAAAAACATTATGTGTAAAAGTTAATTTAAATTAAAACCTAAAGGTTATAAAGTTAATATTTGTTTATTTTTGAGCAGAAATTATG
The window above is part of the Flavobacterium sp. PMTSA4 genome. Proteins encoded here:
- a CDS encoding N-acetylmuramoyl-L-alanine amidase yields the protein MFFLKNIKIAALLLLMFNILAITAQTKSGKFVVVLDAGHGGKDPGNSYHGYVEKDIALKTTLKVGDFLNDEKDFEVVYTRKSDVFIELVNRPKVANKINANLFVSIHCNSVKNFEPAGTETFVMGLSRTDMNMEVAKNENSVIFLEDNYKKTYEGFDPHKPETFLGLKLIQEENLNSSINLASSIQENFTSNLGRKTRGVKQQPLWVLDAAYMPGVLIELGFLSNKEEGEFLNSDEGQTKMARQIADAIISYKRENFSESIAVNEAKSNVRKERDERKEVKDSAKSKSNDDKDDDNANGKYKVQLFATSRKRDTRSSDFKGLKKITFTYENKLYKYYFGSAASEDEARKLCDEAKEKGFKDAFVVSF